In Rhodopirellula islandica, the sequence CTCGATGATGGGTAGCAGCGTCAGCGTCCCCCTCAAAAATGGGCGGCTGAATGTCGGAACTTGGCAGGGCATCTATCTGTGCGAACACCGCGACCAAGCTTCCTCGCGTCATCTCGTCCTGACATTGCAAGGGAAGCGGGCGGGCACCTGAGTCCGGGCTTCCTGGGACGTCGGTGTTGGATCGCCGCGATTGCCTTGCGGGTTTGACAGCGACGATTGACTGGGACGAATCAGTGAGATTCCGTCGCGAATCGTTGCAATTCTTCCAGGGAAGCGAATTCCAGGGCGGAAATGTGTGTCGCCTCCAGGTGGACCTTGGGGGCCATGCCAGCGTCGAAGGCTTCTTTCCAGCGAGCGGCGCACAGGCACCAGCGATCGCCGGGCTGCAGGCCAGGGAACTCATACACCGGTATCGGAGTGCTGAGGTCATTCCCCCGCGAGCGACTGAATTGGAGGAAGTCAGCGGTCATCTCCGCACAAACCACGTGCAGTCCGACGTCTTGGCCACCCGTGTTGCAGCATCCGTCTCGATAAAATCCGGTCATCGGATCCGTGTTGCAGGTTTGCAATTCGGTCCCCAAGACATTTTTCGCGCCGGAAGGGTTGGGTGAAGCCATGTCGCGGGTCCGTCGTTAGTGAGTGGGAACGAGAGCGTCCGGAACGACAGCCAAGTGTTGCGTCCTGACGCAATCGTGCCCCTGATTCAGCAATCAAGCAAGGGTCGGTCGACCCGATTCAGTCTACAAACACGCGGGCAACCTGGTTGAACTCCCCGTTTTCCCAGTCGCAGCCAATTTGAGAGACTTTAGCGGTTGGGGGATTTGATCAGAGGCAGAGGGTCGGTTCAGACAAGGTGGTCCGGATTGGCAAGGGGTTCCGATTGAAACGCTCCTAACAGTCGATCCCATTCTTCGCAGATTCCGGAACGAGTTGGCCACCATTTGAGGGATTGATACGTGGAAAGGAGTCCACCTCGGTCGATTCGACTTGCGGAAGGAAAGCCAAACCGAGGGATCGGTCTGGTCAACCAACTTCTCTCAATTCAGGTCCACCGTATTGAACATTCGGCTGGGGTGTTGGGCGGCATTGTTCGTCCCACTGATTGAGATCGACATGACATTCCGTAACTGCCTCCCAGCTACTTGGGCCGGCCGCTACTGGTCCTACTTGACTGTCATTTCGATCTTGGTCGGTCGCCTCTGTGGATGACTCGATTTCGGCTAGGGCAGTTGCAATGAAGCACATTAGCGCACGCAGAAGGAGTCAGCGATGAAATTCAACGTCTTGCGAGCTGTCGCAGCCACCCTTTCCATGGGTGTTTGCACGATCGCCTCGGCACAATACGGGCCTGGTCAATACGGCGGACAACCCTACGCTGGTCCAACCAGCCAACTGGGTGTTCCACAGACACAAGCGGTTCAAACGTTTGGTGGCGGAAACTACCAGGCACCCAACTCGGGCGGCTACCAAGCGCCTGCGAAGTGGAACAACTTCGGCAACCAAAGCAACGGCCCCCAGTTGTTCCAGCCCGCCTCGTCGGGTGGATATGACAACCAGATGCCATCGCCTGAATCCATCCCCACGCCAGCTCCTTCGTACGGCGAGCAATTGGCCGCCCCGATGCAGCAGCACACCGCGCCTGCTCAGCCCGCTCCGACGTACTCGTCGCCTGCCCCTTCGGCGAGCGTGCAGCATCAGCATTCGTCGGCACCCGTCGAGCACTACGGTGCACCCACGCAGTACAACAGTGGTCCTGCCGGCGACTGCCAAACCTGTGCTCAACCGAGTCCTTACATGCAAGCGGCTTCGCAACCATGGGAAGGTGCCTCC encodes:
- a CDS encoding DUF2237 family protein; its protein translation is MASPNPSGAKNVLGTELQTCNTDPMTGFYRDGCCNTGGQDVGLHVVCAEMTADFLQFSRSRGNDLSTPIPVYEFPGLQPGDRWCLCAARWKEAFDAGMAPKVHLEATHISALEFASLEELQRFATESH